A genomic region of Chlorobaculum parvum NCIB 8327 contains the following coding sequences:
- the adk gene encoding adenylate kinase, with translation MRVILLGAPGAGKGTQAQYISEAFDIPQISTGDMLRAAVKAQSELGMAAKKVMDEGGLVPDDIIIGLVKERIEEDDCANGCLFDGFPRTIAQADALRTEGIRIDNIIEIDVPDEEIIKRMSGRRVHPASGRTYHIVFNPPAVEGKDDVTGEDLVQRDDDTEETVRKRLKVYHDQTEPLVGYYRNLAIEGSDDAPKYSCINGIGQVEQIKQDIIAALKQ, from the coding sequence ATGAGAGTAATCCTGTTGGGCGCACCAGGCGCAGGAAAAGGAACACAAGCACAATACATATCGGAAGCATTCGACATTCCCCAGATTTCAACCGGCGACATGCTCCGCGCCGCCGTCAAGGCGCAGAGCGAACTGGGTATGGCCGCCAAGAAAGTTATGGATGAAGGCGGTCTCGTGCCGGACGACATCATCATCGGCCTCGTCAAGGAGCGCATCGAAGAGGATGATTGCGCGAACGGCTGCCTGTTCGACGGCTTCCCCCGCACCATCGCCCAGGCAGACGCCCTCAGAACCGAAGGTATCCGCATCGACAACATCATCGAAATCGACGTTCCCGACGAAGAGATCATCAAACGCATGAGCGGTCGCCGTGTGCATCCTGCTTCGGGCCGTACCTATCACATCGTCTTCAATCCTCCGGCCGTCGAGGGCAAGGATGACGTCACCGGCGAAGACCTGGTGCAGCGCGACGACGACACCGAAGAAACTGTACGCAAACGCCTCAAGGTCTATCACGATCAGACCGAACCGCTGGTGGGCTACTATCGCAATCTCGCCATTGAAGGATCTGATGATGCGCCGAAGTACAGCTGCATCAACGGCATCGGCCAGGTCGAGCAGATCAAGCAGGATATTATCGCTGCACTGAAGCAGTGA
- the priA gene encoding replication restart helicase PriA: protein MRAQVYVERIYRDEPFLLSVPEALEERLQTGCQVLVKLGGHRASAYIGYVASLDEQPGENAVDGEVLDVLNDGRPVLTPQMMRLALWMSDHYVARPVDCITTALPAPLRNTVDEVIELCDFRLESPESRIKSTDLRRKILQMLSRDKRLTVRQLRKRLGRKGLYSTLGELERGGLIKITKRFAETKPRTVTAWRLSPTLPEEPEKLIARSPRKREAFELLFAEPDKPLRAEESGISRAVLNGLVELGLAEKVEIAAPLKEGLRFDEVQKEITALSRHQQQALDALTGSLEEERFRTFLLHGVTGSGKTLVYIELLRRVLDSGKTAIVLVPEIALTPQTAARFRHYFGDEIQIIHSAMSDQEKYEAWQRLSTGKARIALGARSTLFAPLENVGAIIVDEEHDGAYKQDRTPRYHARDTAVMRAMFENAICVLGSATPSFESYHNAVESKYALLELPERIDQAQMPKIELVWMPGSQRVTPSISGALYDAIRERLKRDEQVILLQNRRGFAGSLLCLECGHTPQCSHCNIPLVYHSTDRTLRCHYCGHIEPFRETCPSCKSGNLFYKSSGTERIEEELGELFPDEKILRMDIDTTSTKDAHATILTAFRNKTARILLGTQMVAKGLDFPDVTLVGVLMADIGLNLPDFRASERIYSLLTQVSGRAGRASRPGEVLLQLYNRDNELFSHVLKSDYRHFFEAEMLTRKELGYPPFSRLIKFECSSPSEQAAERGAMALREKIEPVVTEKIGTILGPAPAGMMKMKGRFRFQLILKLFGVRLPSSLLRQVQYDALGLFRGDNLVITVDVDPQHLL from the coding sequence ATGCGCGCACAGGTTTACGTTGAAAGAATCTATCGGGACGAACCGTTCCTGTTGTCGGTGCCAGAGGCGCTGGAAGAGCGTCTGCAGACCGGTTGTCAGGTGCTGGTGAAGCTCGGGGGACACAGGGCTTCGGCGTACATCGGCTACGTTGCGTCTCTGGATGAACAGCCAGGCGAGAATGCGGTAGACGGCGAGGTGCTGGACGTGCTCAACGACGGCAGGCCGGTACTGACACCACAGATGATGCGGTTGGCGCTCTGGATGTCGGATCACTATGTCGCCCGGCCCGTCGACTGCATCACCACCGCCCTTCCCGCGCCGCTGCGGAACACGGTCGACGAGGTGATCGAGCTGTGCGATTTCCGTCTGGAAAGCCCGGAGTCCCGAATTAAAAGCACCGATTTGCGCCGGAAAATTCTGCAGATGCTGAGCCGCGACAAGCGCCTGACCGTTCGGCAGCTCCGCAAACGCCTCGGCAGAAAGGGGCTCTACTCCACACTTGGCGAGCTCGAAAGAGGCGGGCTGATTAAAATCACCAAGCGCTTTGCTGAAACAAAGCCGAGAACCGTCACGGCATGGCGGCTGAGCCCCACGCTCCCCGAAGAGCCAGAAAAACTGATCGCCCGCTCGCCGCGAAAGCGCGAGGCGTTCGAGCTGCTCTTCGCTGAACCCGACAAGCCGCTCCGGGCCGAGGAAAGCGGCATTTCGAGAGCGGTACTGAACGGACTGGTCGAGCTGGGGCTGGCCGAAAAAGTCGAAATCGCCGCGCCACTCAAGGAGGGGCTTCGCTTCGACGAAGTGCAGAAGGAGATCACCGCGCTCAGCCGGCACCAGCAGCAGGCGCTCGACGCGCTGACCGGGTCGCTCGAAGAGGAGCGGTTCCGGACGTTTCTGTTGCACGGCGTGACCGGCAGCGGCAAGACGCTGGTCTATATCGAGCTGCTGCGCCGGGTGCTCGACAGCGGCAAAACAGCTATCGTACTCGTCCCCGAAATCGCCCTCACCCCACAAACCGCGGCCCGCTTCCGCCACTATTTCGGTGATGAAATCCAGATCATACACAGCGCCATGAGCGATCAGGAAAAGTACGAGGCGTGGCAACGGCTCAGTACGGGCAAGGCGCGCATCGCGCTCGGCGCGCGCTCGACCCTGTTTGCACCACTGGAGAATGTCGGAGCGATTATCGTGGACGAGGAACACGACGGAGCATACAAGCAGGATCGCACACCACGCTACCACGCTCGCGACACGGCGGTGATGCGCGCCATGTTCGAAAACGCCATCTGCGTGCTCGGCTCGGCCACACCATCGTTCGAGTCGTACCACAATGCCGTCGAAAGCAAATACGCCCTGCTCGAACTGCCCGAACGCATCGACCAGGCACAAATGCCCAAAATCGAGCTGGTCTGGATGCCCGGCAGTCAGCGCGTCACGCCGTCGATCTCCGGAGCGCTGTACGACGCAATCCGCGAACGCCTCAAGCGCGACGAGCAGGTCATCCTCTTGCAAAACCGCCGCGGCTTTGCGGGCAGCCTGCTCTGCCTCGAATGCGGCCACACCCCGCAATGCAGCCACTGCAACATCCCGCTGGTCTACCATTCGACCGACCGGACGCTCCGCTGCCACTACTGCGGCCACATCGAGCCGTTCCGCGAAACCTGCCCCTCGTGCAAATCCGGCAATCTGTTCTACAAAAGCAGCGGCACAGAGCGCATCGAGGAGGAGCTGGGTGAACTGTTTCCGGATGAGAAGATTTTGCGGATGGACATCGACACCACCTCTACCAAAGACGCCCACGCCACGATTCTGACCGCCTTCCGCAACAAAACCGCTCGGATTCTCCTCGGCACCCAGATGGTGGCCAAGGGGCTGGACTTTCCGGACGTCACGCTGGTTGGCGTGCTGATGGCCGACATAGGCCTGAACCTGCCGGACTTCCGCGCCTCGGAGCGCATCTACTCGCTGCTGACGCAGGTGTCGGGACGAGCAGGACGAGCATCGAGACCTGGCGAAGTGCTGCTTCAACTCTACAACCGCGACAACGAGCTGTTCAGCCACGTACTGAAAAGCGACTACCGGCATTTCTTCGAAGCCGAGATGCTCACCCGCAAAGAGCTTGGCTATCCGCCTTTTTCGAGACTCATCAAGTTCGAGTGCTCCTCACCCTCCGAACAGGCCGCCGAACGCGGCGCAATGGCGCTCCGGGAAAAAATCGAACCGGTCGTAACCGAAAAGATCGGCACGATTCTCGGCCCCGCGCCGGCAGGTATGATGAAAATGAAAGGGCGGTTCCGCTTTCAGCTCATCCTGAAACTCTTCGGCGTCCGTTTGCCAAGCTCGCTCCTCAGACAGGTACAGTACGACGCACTCGGCCTTTTCCGAGGTGACAACCTGGTCATCACCGTCGATGTCGATCCCCAGCATCTTCTGTAA
- a CDS encoding DoxX family protein, translating to MTEFQWNTSYLKSHWLKASGVILVLLLRYLYTLLFLYGFVHKIMHGWMWGDILTQHFTERLGELRMAAETATAGSFEASVAAFQASYLAHFAIPMVMPIAWIVTIGELIIGVALLLGVTTRINAAFGLFMLLNFAAGGYYNETIPPLVIMSVLFMVLPTGQWLGLDRSLHRKHPNSMLFK from the coding sequence ATGACAGAGTTTCAGTGGAACACCAGTTACCTTAAGTCGCATTGGCTCAAAGCCTCGGGCGTGATTCTCGTGCTGCTTTTGCGCTATCTTTACACCCTGCTCTTTCTGTACGGATTCGTCCACAAGATCATGCACGGCTGGATGTGGGGCGACATCCTGACCCAACACTTCACCGAGCGGCTGGGCGAGCTACGGATGGCTGCGGAAACCGCTACCGCCGGTTCTTTTGAGGCTTCTGTCGCCGCATTCCAGGCTTCCTATCTGGCGCATTTTGCCATTCCGATGGTCATGCCCATCGCCTGGATCGTTACCATCGGCGAACTGATTATCGGCGTTGCGCTGCTGCTCGGCGTCACAACCCGCATCAACGCGGCATTCGGGCTCTTCATGTTGCTCAACTTCGCTGCTGGTGGTTACTATAACGAAACCATTCCGCCGCTCGTTATCATGTCCGTACTGTTCATGGTTCTGCCCACCGGGCAGTGGTTGGGACTTGACCGATCGCTTCACCGGAAACATCCGAATTCAATGCTCTTCAAATGA
- a CDS encoding tetratricopeptide repeat protein — protein MKHELDKALALNPNDDVAWSMLGSYNFQVSNIGWFSRFMGGTFVGKMPEGSREKAEQDFKKAISLNPRVIRHYHELALLYLEENRDKEALDILLAAENKPVLMKSDIRRLDEIRELIRKLKKKLDD, from the coding sequence ATCAAACACGAGCTTGACAAAGCACTCGCGCTGAACCCGAACGACGACGTCGCCTGGTCGATGCTCGGCTCATACAACTTTCAGGTCTCCAATATCGGCTGGTTCAGCCGCTTCATGGGTGGGACGTTTGTAGGAAAAATGCCAGAAGGAAGCCGGGAGAAAGCCGAGCAGGATTTCAAAAAAGCGATCAGCCTCAACCCGAGAGTCATCAGGCACTACCACGAGCTCGCGCTTCTTTATCTTGAGGAAAATCGGGACAAAGAGGCGCTCGACATTCTCCTTGCCGCTGAAAACAAACCGGTGCTTATGAAAAGCGACATCAGGCGACTCGACGAAATCAGGGAGCTGATCCGGAAGCTGAAGAAAAAACTGGATGATTGA
- the aroQ gene encoding type II 3-dehydroquinate dehydratase translates to MKPVSILVMNGPNLSRLGKREPEIYGSLTLDDINRGLADAFPEVTFEFFQSEYEGALLEKLFELEDRGGCSGVVLNAGALTHYSIALRDAISAVIMPVVEVHLSNVHKREGFRRTSVISEVCVGVIGGFGADSYHLGVQDLLKRVEKE, encoded by the coding sequence ATGAAACCCGTCTCCATTCTGGTGATGAACGGCCCGAATCTTTCGCGACTCGGCAAACGCGAGCCGGAGATCTACGGTAGCCTGACGCTTGATGACATCAACCGTGGCCTTGCTGATGCGTTTCCAGAGGTGACCTTCGAGTTTTTTCAGTCCGAGTACGAAGGTGCGTTGCTGGAAAAGCTCTTCGAGCTTGAAGACCGGGGCGGTTGCTCCGGCGTGGTGCTCAACGCTGGTGCACTGACGCACTATTCGATTGCCCTGCGTGATGCAATCAGCGCCGTGATCATGCCTGTGGTTGAAGTGCATCTCTCCAATGTGCACAAGCGTGAAGGGTTCCGCCGAACCTCGGTCATCTCAGAGGTTTGTGTCGGAGTGATCGGAGGGTTTGGCGCCGACAGTTATCACCTTGGGGTGCAGGATCTGCTGAAACGGGTTGAGAAGGAGTGA
- the hslU gene encoding ATP-dependent protease ATPase subunit HslU, translated as MSSSSDLQNPSVKLIGDEQLTPSQIVEQLDKYIIGQKDAKKSVAIALRNRLRRQNVSEELRDEIMPNNIIMIGPTGVGKTEIARRLAKLAKAPFVKVEASKFTEVGYVGRDVESMIRDLAEQAVAMVRSEKSEEVREKAALLVEERLLDILLPPVSGIEEQESEGDEEGLVVSGDEVTGDERNLEREINRKSREKMLERLRSGRMEDRQIEIEISSDGQGGMMQIFGPLGQMEDLGGIMQDLMSGMPKKKKKRRLTIAEARKLLEQEEVQKLIDMDVVVKEALRKAEESGIVFIDEIDKIAAPTTGAGGKGPDVSREGVQRDLLPIVEGSAVSTKHGIVKTDHVLFIASGAFHVARPSDLIPELQGRFPIRVELKSLTEEDFFLILTQPRNALIKQYRAMLLTEEIDLEFTEDAIREIARTAAKVNETVENIGARRLHTILTNLLEELMFGIPEMVKDGSIDKHVVIDAEKVREKLGKIAADRDLSQYIL; from the coding sequence ATGTCATCATCCAGCGATCTTCAGAACCCTTCGGTAAAGTTGATCGGCGACGAGCAGCTCACGCCGAGCCAGATCGTTGAACAGCTCGACAAATACATCATCGGCCAGAAGGATGCCAAGAAATCTGTGGCCATCGCCCTGCGCAACCGGCTGCGCCGCCAGAACGTCAGCGAAGAGCTTCGCGACGAAATCATGCCGAACAACATCATCATGATCGGCCCAACCGGCGTCGGTAAAACGGAAATCGCCCGGCGGCTGGCCAAGCTCGCCAAAGCGCCGTTCGTGAAGGTGGAGGCTTCGAAGTTCACCGAGGTCGGCTATGTCGGCCGGGATGTCGAATCGATGATCCGTGACCTGGCCGAGCAGGCGGTAGCGATGGTGCGCAGCGAAAAATCGGAAGAGGTGCGCGAAAAGGCGGCCTTGCTGGTCGAAGAGCGTTTGCTCGATATTCTGTTGCCTCCTGTCAGTGGTATTGAGGAGCAGGAGAGCGAAGGCGATGAGGAGGGGCTGGTTGTTTCGGGTGATGAGGTGACCGGTGACGAGCGAAACCTCGAACGCGAAATCAACCGGAAGAGCCGCGAAAAGATGCTCGAACGGCTCCGCAGCGGGCGGATGGAAGACCGGCAGATCGAAATCGAGATCAGCAGCGATGGGCAGGGCGGCATGATGCAGATTTTCGGGCCGCTCGGCCAGATGGAAGATCTCGGCGGCATCATGCAGGATTTGATGAGCGGTATGCCGAAGAAGAAGAAAAAACGCCGCCTGACCATTGCCGAAGCGCGCAAGCTGCTCGAACAGGAGGAGGTGCAGAAGCTCATCGATATGGACGTGGTTGTCAAAGAGGCGCTCCGCAAAGCCGAAGAGTCAGGCATCGTGTTCATCGACGAAATCGACAAAATCGCCGCGCCGACCACCGGTGCGGGCGGCAAAGGCCCCGATGTAAGCCGTGAAGGTGTCCAGCGCGATCTGCTGCCGATTGTCGAAGGTTCGGCGGTTTCCACCAAGCACGGCATCGTCAAGACCGATCACGTGCTTTTCATCGCTTCGGGGGCGTTCCACGTGGCCCGTCCGTCCGACCTCATTCCCGAACTGCAGGGCCGTTTCCCGATCAGGGTCGAACTGAAAAGCCTCACCGAGGAGGACTTCTTCCTGATTCTGACCCAGCCGCGCAACGCACTGATCAAGCAGTATCGCGCCATGCTTCTGACCGAGGAGATCGACCTCGAATTTACCGAAGATGCGATCCGCGAAATCGCCAGGACGGCCGCCAAGGTGAACGAGACCGTCGAAAATATCGGCGCTCGCCGTCTGCACACCATTCTGACCAATCTGCTCGAAGAGCTGATGTTCGGTATTCCCGAAATGGTCAAGGACGGCAGCATTGACAAACATGTGGTTATCGATGCCGAAAAGGTTCGCGAGAAGCTTGGCAAGATCGCTGCTGACAGAGATCTCAGCCAGTACATCCTCTAA
- the hslV gene encoding ATP-dependent protease subunit HslV gives MGQQKPQIRSTTVLGVLRDGKAALGSDGQMTLGNTVMKHSTRKIRSLYQGKFVTGFAGATADALTLLERFEAKLEAYSGRLDRAAVELAKDWRTDKYLRRLEAMLAVVSSDKALIISGTGDVIEPEDGIVAIGSGSMYALAAARALMKHTTLSAEEIVRESLQTAAEICIYTNDHIAIETL, from the coding sequence ATGGGTCAGCAAAAACCGCAGATACGATCGACTACAGTCCTCGGTGTGCTCAGGGATGGCAAGGCCGCGCTCGGCAGCGACGGCCAGATGACGCTCGGTAACACCGTGATGAAACACTCAACCCGCAAAATTCGTAGCCTCTACCAGGGCAAGTTCGTGACCGGATTTGCCGGAGCTACCGCCGACGCGCTCACCCTGCTCGAACGGTTCGAGGCGAAGCTCGAAGCCTACAGCGGACGGCTTGACCGCGCTGCCGTGGAGCTTGCAAAAGACTGGCGCACCGACAAATACCTTCGCCGCCTCGAAGCGATGCTGGCCGTCGTCAGCTCCGACAAGGCGCTCATCATCTCCGGTACCGGCGACGTGATCGAGCCGGAGGACGGCATCGTGGCCATCGGGAGTGGCAGCATGTACGCGCTGGCTGCGGCACGGGCGCTCATGAAGCACACTACGCTTTCCGCCGAAGAGATCGTTCGCGAAAGCCTGCAAACGGCCGCCGAAATCTGCATCTATACCAACGACCACATTGCTATTGAAACCCTCTGA
- the rpoN gene encoding RNA polymerase factor sigma-54 encodes MAEIRLQQRQTQSLQLTAQQVLTSQLLQLPLNQLEQRIYEELQENPMLELVEERSQPDSRDGTAPAAGVDDSQEMFDSEGRFDRAALKERSSDKAPGISARSSGSSSGGEDRFFQAVQHDTFHEQLLRELSFQEGIGQREVLIAAEILGNLDGDGYFTEEPEVIIDGLREADIETDEAEIRAIQKRIWYLDPPGVAVADLRERLLVQLSVFDHDHDPAAVKLARTILEKSFDDFMNKRFDRLLKKLDIGKQQLEEAIGVITSLDPHPAGVFVDEGGHYISPDFIVTYENGALTAVLNDRSSLSVRVSDEYREVLAKRMVPTADRQFMRKKLQRANDFATALQIRRQTLLKVMETLLIAQARFFIDGPRYLQPLVMKTVAEESGYDISTISRAVNGKYVQTRYGVFELKYFFSGALSTDEGEELSSRIIKAQLREIIEAENPAKPLSDDRLAELLGEKGVKIARRTVAKYREQMQIPVARLRKRIG; translated from the coding sequence ATGGCCGAGATCAGGCTACAGCAGAGGCAGACCCAGAGCCTCCAACTGACCGCCCAGCAGGTGCTGACCAGTCAGTTGCTCCAGCTTCCGCTCAACCAGCTTGAACAGCGGATTTACGAAGAACTGCAAGAAAATCCGATGCTCGAACTGGTCGAGGAGCGTAGCCAGCCTGATTCTCGGGACGGAACCGCTCCGGCGGCCGGGGTTGACGATTCTCAGGAGATGTTCGATTCGGAAGGGCGCTTCGACCGTGCTGCTCTCAAAGAGCGCAGCAGCGACAAGGCTCCGGGCATCTCTGCCCGATCGTCCGGCTCGTCATCGGGTGGCGAGGATCGCTTTTTCCAGGCTGTGCAGCACGATACGTTCCACGAGCAGTTATTACGCGAATTGTCGTTTCAGGAGGGGATAGGTCAGCGCGAGGTGCTCATTGCTGCCGAAATTCTCGGCAATCTCGACGGCGACGGCTACTTCACCGAGGAGCCGGAGGTGATCATCGACGGGCTCCGGGAGGCGGATATCGAAACCGACGAAGCTGAAATCCGGGCGATCCAGAAGCGCATCTGGTATCTCGATCCGCCCGGCGTGGCGGTTGCCGATCTCCGCGAGCGACTCTTGGTGCAGCTCTCGGTCTTCGATCACGACCACGATCCGGCAGCGGTGAAGCTTGCTCGCACGATCCTCGAAAAGTCGTTCGACGATTTCATGAACAAGCGCTTCGACCGCCTGCTGAAAAAGCTCGATATCGGCAAGCAGCAGCTCGAAGAGGCTATCGGAGTGATTACGTCGCTCGATCCGCATCCTGCCGGTGTGTTTGTCGATGAAGGAGGGCACTATATCTCTCCGGATTTCATCGTGACCTATGAAAACGGCGCGTTGACCGCCGTGCTGAACGATCGGAGTAGCTTGTCGGTCCGGGTCTCGGACGAGTATCGCGAGGTGCTTGCAAAGCGGATGGTGCCTACCGCAGACCGGCAGTTCATGCGCAAAAAGCTCCAGCGCGCGAACGACTTCGCCACGGCGCTGCAGATCAGGCGGCAGACTCTGCTGAAGGTAATGGAGACCTTGCTGATCGCCCAGGCCCGTTTTTTCATCGACGGCCCGCGCTATCTCCAGCCGCTGGTGATGAAGACCGTGGCTGAAGAGAGCGGTTACGATATTTCAACCATCAGCCGCGCGGTCAACGGCAAGTACGTCCAGACCCGCTATGGTGTGTTCGAGTTGAAATACTTCTTCAGCGGCGCGCTTTCGACCGACGAGGGCGAAGAGTTGTCGTCGAGAATCATCAAGGCGCAACTTCGTGAGATTATCGAAGCGGAGAATCCGGCAAAGCCGCTCAGCGACGACCGGTTGGCCGAACTGCTTGGCGAAAAAGGGGTGAAGATCGCCCGCAGAACGGTTGCAAAATACCGTGAACAAATGCAAATTCCAGTTGCAAGATTAAGAAAAAGAATAGGTTAA
- a CDS encoding DUF3109 family protein → MSVVSIGEVLVDRAVLDAKFSCPLELCKGECCVEGELGAPIDEAEAHYLESVVEPLRPVLPERALKYIRRHGCTEIYQGNLYTRTIDERECVFVIHENGIALCAVEAAWKRGELSATKPLSCRLFPIRVRKKFGLDYLVYEQHAMCREARRQGAEQQVRLIDYVAAPLIERYGREWYNSLKEFVDLSS, encoded by the coding sequence ATGTCCGTTGTTTCCATCGGTGAAGTGCTTGTCGATCGCGCCGTGCTTGACGCAAAGTTCAGTTGCCCTCTCGAGCTGTGCAAGGGAGAGTGCTGTGTCGAAGGCGAGCTTGGTGCTCCGATCGACGAAGCCGAGGCGCACTATCTCGAAAGCGTCGTCGAGCCGCTCCGTCCTGTGCTGCCGGAACGTGCGCTCAAGTACATCCGTCGCCATGGCTGCACGGAAATCTATCAGGGCAACCTCTACACCCGCACTATCGACGAGCGTGAATGCGTCTTCGTCATCCACGAGAACGGTATCGCGCTCTGCGCTGTCGAAGCGGCGTGGAAACGGGGGGAGCTGTCGGCCACCAAGCCCCTGTCATGCCGACTGTTCCCGATCAGGGTGCGGAAAAAGTTCGGATTGGATTATCTTGTTTATGAACAGCATGCCATGTGCCGCGAGGCCCGTCGTCAGGGCGCGGAACAGCAGGTCAGGCTCATCGATTATGTCGCCGCGCCCCTCATCGAACGCTACGGGCGCGAGTGGTACAACAGCCTGAAGGAATTTGTCGATTTATCCTCCTGA
- the radA gene encoding DNA repair protein RadA gives MAKSTVRYICSACGAVSLKYQGRCFECQSWGTLVETHAEEPDAKTRKKRPAGSIPEVQNLDDTPPEGFHRLMTGIGELDRVLGGGLMEASAILVGGEPGIGKSTLMIQLVPRLAGKKVLYVAGEESPNQIRERARRLSIKAPNLRLVSEVALERILDAIANEQPEMVIVDSIQTVYSSDYQSSAGTITQIRECAASLIRAAKEQNFILLIIGHITKEGSLAGPKALEHMVDTVIQFEGENYQRYRIVRSVKNRFGPTNEIGVFKMEEDGLTEVSNPSEFFISDRRTDVPGTAVLAGIEGSRALMVEVQALVSRTGYSMPQRISTGFDLKRIAIILAVLEKRLQFQTAGQDVFVKIAGGLKLVEPAADLAIAAAVASGLQDKPCNPTACCCGEIGLSGELRAISDGERRIREAVHLGFKSIVLPESNTRELKASIKKLPIRIHGCRTLHEALEAMGV, from the coding sequence ATGGCTAAATCGACCGTTCGTTATATCTGCTCGGCCTGCGGAGCAGTTTCGCTGAAATACCAGGGGCGCTGCTTCGAGTGCCAGAGCTGGGGCACGCTGGTTGAAACCCACGCCGAAGAACCGGACGCCAAAACCCGCAAGAAGCGCCCAGCCGGCTCCATACCTGAAGTGCAGAACCTCGATGACACCCCTCCGGAGGGATTCCACCGCTTGATGACCGGCATCGGCGAGCTCGACCGCGTACTCGGCGGCGGGCTGATGGAGGCTTCGGCGATCCTCGTCGGCGGTGAACCGGGCATCGGCAAATCGACGCTGATGATCCAACTCGTTCCGCGACTGGCGGGCAAAAAAGTGCTGTACGTCGCGGGCGAGGAGTCGCCGAACCAGATTCGCGAACGCGCCAGGAGGCTCTCAATCAAGGCTCCGAACCTGCGGCTCGTCTCCGAAGTGGCGCTCGAACGCATCCTCGACGCCATCGCGAACGAGCAGCCGGAAATGGTGATCGTCGATTCAATCCAGACCGTCTATTCGAGCGACTACCAGAGTTCGGCAGGCACCATCACGCAGATTCGCGAATGCGCCGCCTCGCTCATCCGCGCGGCCAAGGAGCAGAACTTCATCCTGCTCATCATCGGCCACATCACCAAGGAGGGGTCACTGGCCGGGCCGAAGGCGCTGGAGCACATGGTCGATACGGTCATCCAGTTCGAGGGCGAAAACTACCAGCGCTACCGCATCGTCCGCTCGGTCAAAAACCGCTTCGGCCCGACCAACGAAATCGGCGTCTTCAAGATGGAGGAAGACGGCCTGACAGAGGTCTCGAACCCGTCAGAGTTCTTCATTTCAGATCGACGCACGGACGTACCCGGCACGGCAGTGCTAGCCGGAATCGAGGGGTCACGCGCGCTGATGGTGGAGGTGCAGGCGCTGGTGTCGCGAACCGGCTACTCGATGCCGCAGCGCATCAGCACCGGATTCGACCTCAAGCGCATCGCCATCATCCTCGCCGTGCTCGAAAAGCGCTTGCAGTTCCAGACCGCCGGGCAGGATGTGTTCGTCAAGATCGCGGGCGGCCTGAAACTGGTCGAACCGGCTGCAGACCTGGCCATTGCCGCTGCCGTCGCCTCCGGATTGCAGGACAAGCCGTGCAACCCGACCGCCTGCTGCTGCGGCGAGATCGGCCTATCAGGCGAGCTGCGCGCCATCAGCGACGGTGAGCGCCGCATCCGCGAGGCGGTGCATCTCGGCTTCAAATCGATCGTGCTGCCGGAGTCGAACACACGCGAGCTGAAAGCGTCGATCAAAAAGCTGCCGATCAGAATCCACGGCTGCCGAACGCTGCACGAAGCGCTCGAAGCGATGGGGGTTTGA
- a CDS encoding phage holin family protein produces MFSILIHWLISATAVYVTANMLPGITIKSFGAALIVALVLGLVNALLKPVLVFFSIPLLLLTLGLFMLVINALMLQLAAVLVDSFGVQSFWWAVLGSVCISVVSWLMNAVLNI; encoded by the coding sequence ATGTTCAGTATATTGATTCACTGGCTCATCAGCGCTACGGCGGTGTACGTGACTGCCAACATGCTGCCGGGCATTACCATCAAAAGCTTCGGTGCGGCGCTCATCGTAGCGCTGGTGCTTGGCCTCGTCAACGCACTCCTCAAGCCGGTGCTGGTCTTCTTTTCGATTCCGCTCCTGCTCCTCACGCTCGGGCTCTTCATGCTGGTCATCAACGCGCTCATGCTGCAACTCGCCGCTGTGCTGGTAGACAGCTTCGGCGTACAGAGTTTCTGGTGGGCCGTGCTCGGCTCAGTCTGCATCAGCGTGGTCTCATGGCTCATGAACGCCGTACTGAACATCTGA